The sequence CAGCCAGGTTAAGTTTTTTCAGTGTTTCAATGAGGTCCTGCTCACGCCTGTAGAGCTCGTGGGCAATTTTGTTGGCTATTGTAACGCTTACAAACATCATTACGCTAAAGACAATCAGAAATACAATAATGAAGTTCAGGTTGTTGTATACAGGGTGCATGAAAAGGCTATAAACCCCGTGGTGAGCCAGAAGTCCAAGGTACTCCGAAAAGACCAATAGTGAAAAGAGCAGAACAACCCCACCCGAAATAGTATAGATTACAAAACCGGGCAGAATGAGGCTTCCGATGATCATGTGAAAGATAAAAAACATGTAAAGAGGATTTTCAATTCCGCCGCCGTAATGCACCAGGAGCATTAGTGCGGCAAGGTCAAACAACATCTGCAGAAGCGACAGGTGCAGGGCGTGAAACCTTCCGGCTTCGGGTTTAATAAAGCGCCTGAAATAGTGAAAGCATGCATTATAGAACAGGATTGAGAGTGTAATAATACTGTAGGCCATGGCCTGTGTGTGCGTCAAGGGGAGCTTCATAATGAACTGCAGCCCAAGCAGCATTGCCACCAGCATTGCCACCGCCCCGTACCTTAGTTTTATCAGCCAGAGATTCCTTTTTTTAACAGAAACCCAGAATTCCGGATTATCACCAGCCCACGAAGGAATTAATGAAATCATAAGATTCTTTCCGCTGAATTTCTTGGTGAGTCTAATCTATAGTATTATTTTATCTTAGTCAATAGTTGCCTCAAATCCCTGAAATAGTGTTGAAATAAACCGCGGGCACCCTTATCTTTGAGTATTAATTTGAGATTGGTTCATATATGAAATATAACATTTTATTTGCAGCTGTTTTTCTGGCCATTGTTATAATTGCCGGATGCAAGGACACCATTACAAACCAGAGCGTGGACGAGCATCAGATTCCCTCAAAGAATGTAAGCTACAACAATGATATCCAGCCTCTTCTGGAAGTTAAATGCAACAATGCAGGCTGCCACGACGACCAGAGCCGTGCCGGAGGGCTCAGCTTTACTTCGTACCAGAATACGACCTCGGATCCGACTGTAGTTGTTGCAGGATACCCTCAGAACAGCCGCCTTATTTGGGCAATTCAGCCCGGGGCTACAAATCATATGCCTCCGGTAGATCGGCCGCAGCTGACCAAAAACCAGATCGATGGAATTACTACATGGATTAAAGAAGGTGCAAAGCCAAATTAAATTCAGGTGCCTACGTTGAATTTAATTTCCGGAGTGTAATAAAAGGCTTTGGAAGCCCGGACTGCAGGCATTGCGAAAGTCATTTTCTTTCAGGCGGGGAGACCCCGCCTGAAAATATTTCATTTGATAAATTACTGACCCTTTAGAGCCACTTCATTTCCTTGTACCAGTCGCAGGTTCTTTTTATTCCCTCTTTTATTGGTATCTCCTGATGGTAGCCCAATTCGTTCACAGCTTTTGAGGTGTCACACGTCCAGGCTTCCTGCACGAGATCCCGTGCCTTTTCGAGGTTTAGGGTTGCGGGCTTTGAGCTGAACATTGCAAAGAACTGTGCAATTGCGGCAATTGTGTAGACCAGAAAGTGCGGGACCTTAACTTTGAGGGCATTTTTACCCAGCACCTCTGAGGTAACTTTGCCTATTTCAGTCCAGGTGTAAATCTTCTCCGAACTGATAAAATAGGTCTGGCAGGCTGAATTTTCATTTACTGCAGCCAGGTAAAAGCCCCTTACGAGGTCCACTGCATGTATAAGGCTTAAGGATTTGTCATTCATGCCTATTGTAGTCATGAGCCCATTATTGAAGGTCCGGAAGAAGATAAGTATTTCCGTATCGCGTTCGCCGTAGACAGCAGGAGCGCGGCAGATTGTAATCGGCAGGCGGTCCATATAGCTTCTAGCCAGTTTTTCCTCTTCAAGCTTGCTTTTGGCGTAAGTTGTAATAGGGTTACATTCAGACTCTTCGTTTACCAGGCGGCCGCCCAATGAAGGGCCGCAGGCGGTCTGGCTGCTGACTACCAAAATCTTCTTTAATGTGTCTTTAACTTCCAGGGCTGCTTCAAGAATAGTGCGTGTAGTTTCCACGTTTCCCATAAAGTAGCCTTCAGGAGCCTTGCTTTTGACCACTCCTGCAACGTGGAAAATGTAATTAGCTCCCTTAAAGACCTTCACGAGGCCTTCTTTATCAAAGAGTCCGCAATCTATAATTTCCACGTTTTTACCGCTCAGCCATTTAAGGTTGCTGGATTTTCTGGTGATGCATTTGACCTTAAAGTTTTTGCTTAAAAGCAGATCCACAAGGTGGCTGCCCACAAAACCGTTTGCTCCTGTTACCACTGCAACCGGGCTGCTGTCTTTCATATTAATTTCCATTTGATTTTAAGATGATTTAATTATAGATTTTGCATTAAAATTAATAAATACGCGTGAACCAGACAAAAATAAAAATAAAAGAATCAAATTTCATATAAAGTTAATAGAATTAGGAGGATTATTTTGGATCTATTTACGAAGTGTTTCGAATTTACCAAGGCAGATGAGGTTAAGGCATCGGGTCTTTATCCTTATTTCAGGGAAATTGAAGAAAACGAAGGACCTGTTGTAACGATGAAGGGGAAGAAAGTTATTATGGCAGGATCCAACAACTATCTTGGTCTTACAGCGCATCCAAGGGTAAAAGAAGCTGCAATAAAAGCTGTAGAAAAATATGGGACAGGGTGTTCCGGTTCACGTTATCTTACGGGCACGATCGATCTGCACGTTGAGATGGAAGAAAAACTCGCAAAGTTTCTTGGAAAGGAAGCATGCCTTCTTTTCTCGACCGGATACCAGACGGCCCAGGGAATTATTCCTACGCTCGTACAGCGCGGTGAATATGTAGTTTCAGATAAAGACAACCATGCATGCATTGTTGCAGGAAACCTCATGGCCAAAGGCGCCACGGCTGAAATTGTGCGCTACAAGCACAACGACATGAAGGATCTGGAAAGAGTAATATCAAAGCTCCCGAAAGAAGCCGGAAAGCTTATTGTTTCCGACGGCGTGTTCTCAACGGGCGGTGAAATTGTTGACCTCCCGACACTGAATAAGATAGCAAAGGAAAACAACGCAAGAATTTTAATTGACGACGCACACTCAGTAGGAGTAATAGGTAAAGGCGGAAGAGGTACGGCAAACGAGTTTGGCCTCACTGATGAAATTGACATGACAATGGGAACCTTCAGCAAGACTTTTGCTTCTTTAGGCGGTTTTGTCGTCGGCGATGCAAAGGTAATAAATTACATTAAGCATCAGTCCCCTGCTCTTATTTTCAGCGCCTCGCCAACACCGGCCAGCGTAGCATCTGCAATTGCTGCTTTGGAAATCTTAATAGAAGAGCCTGAAAGGGTTGACCGCGTTGTCAGAAACGCTGCCAAGGTAAGAAAATGCCTCAAAGAGGCGGGTTTTAACGTAATAGACAACAGAACTGCAATTGTTCCTGTTGTAATTGGCGACGACGCACTCTGCTTCCAGATGGGCAAGATGCTCTTCGACGACGGCGTATTTGTAAATGTGTTTATTTCACCCGGCGTTCCACAGGGAAGGCAGATGATGAGAACGAGCTACATGTCTACCCATGAAGACGAGCATCTCGATTACATCATCGATTCAATGAAACGTAACGGTAAGAAACTGGGAATTATCGACTAACCGGTTTTCTCTATATATACGCCCCCGCCTTCAAAAAGGCGGGGGCAATTGATCTGTAAATTTCTGCATCAGCATACTTAACTTTTCAAGGTATGCTTTTTTTTTAGAGGAATATGTATGGGAAATATTAATATTACAACGGTCAGCTCCAAGAAAGACCTGATGAGGTTTATAAAGCTGCCCTGGAAAATTTATGACGGTGACCCGAACTGGGTTCCGCCTTTGATCATGGACAGGAAGAAGATCCTCAGCAAGGAAAAGAATCCTTTCTTCAAGCACGCTGAAATGGAGATGTTCCTGGCTGAAAAAAACGGTGAACTGGTTGGAAGAATTGCAGCAATTAAAAACGACCTGCACAACAAGTACCACAACGATAACGCAGGTTTTTTCGGATTCTTTGAATGCATTAACGACCAGGAAGTGGCAAATGCACTCTTTGATGCCGCTAAAGGGTGGCTGAAAACCAAAGGGCTGGGCATGATGAGGGGGCCTGCAAACCCTTCGAGCAACGACGAGTGGGGAATGCTCCTGGATGGTTTTGACGACCCTCCAAGACTCCTTATGACCTATAATCCGAAGTACTACCTTGACCTCTGTGACAACTACGGCCTGAAGAAAGAAAAAGACCTTTATGCCTATAAGCTCGAGAACCAGAAGGTAATGTCTTCGGAAAAACTGAAGAGGGTTGCAGAGCTTGCTGCAAAAAGAGCAGGACTTGAGGTCACAGCTCTTAATATGAAGGAATTCAAGAAAGAGCTCGAGAAGGTTAAATATGTTTATAACAAGGCATGGGCTCCGAACTGGGGATTTGTTCCCTTGACAGATGATGAGCTCGATGCAATGGCAAAAGACTTAAAGCCGCTTGCAGAGCCTTCACTCGTAATATTTGGCACGATAAAGGATCAGCTAGTCGGGTTTGCTCTTGTAATGCTGGACTATAACCAGGTATTCAAAGAGATGAACGGAAGGCTCTTCCCGTTCGGTTTTATTAAGATGTTTACACAAAAGAAAAAGATCACATGGTCCAGGATCATCACACTCGGCATCATCCCTGAATTCCAGAAAAAAGGGCTGGATGCGGCATTCTATTATGAGATAGTCCAGAGGGCTCATGCAATAGGCATAGACCTTGGCGAGGCGAGCTGGATTCTGGAAGACAACGAAATGATGAACCGTGGCGCCCAGGTAATGAATGGCGATCTTTACAAGAAATACAGAGTATACAATATGAGTATTTAAGTACTAGTATTTTATTCACCCAAAAAGCGGCTCTGAGAAGGGCCGCTTTTTCCTTTAAAGGACCCACAGAGATATGATAAAGAAACTTTTACTTCTTCTTCTTTTCTCCTCCCCTGTACTTGCACAGTACTCCCCTGCTGATCTGGACCTGGCGGAGACAACCTACTTAAGAAAATTCAGCCCTGAAGTTATAAGTAAATATCTAACATCAGGAAGGCCTGAACGTGTAAGGGCGGCACTTCTAAGCCTCAGCCATTCAAACGACACTACGTTCGTTGAGGCTATTACTGGACTGAATTTCAGCAAGTACGGCGATTATATGTCTTTTGCGCTCGGGCATATAGGCTATTCAAAAGCATCGACTGAATATCTTCTTCAGAAAGCCCTGGATAAAAGCCCTTTTCAGGAAGAAGCCTTTGACGCACTGGGAAGAACGGGAGACAAGGAAGCTTATAACTATCTCATTGAAAAATACCTGAGCACGGAAGGCAAAAACTTTAACGGCATATCGCTTGCAGTTGCAGGCTTTAACTCAAGGGGGATAAGAACTGAAGACGGGAAAGAAATTACGATATTAACCGGTGAAGTTTCTGATACAGAGCTCCCCATGCGCAGGAG comes from Ignavibacteria bacterium and encodes:
- a CDS encoding NAD(P)-dependent oxidoreductase, with protein sequence MKDSSPVAVVTGANGFVGSHLVDLLLSKNFKVKCITRKSSNLKWLSGKNVEIIDCGLFDKEGLVKVFKGANYIFHVAGVVKSKAPEGYFMGNVETTRTILEAALEVKDTLKKILVVSSQTACGPSLGGRLVNEESECNPITTYAKSKLEEEKLARSYMDRLPITICRAPAVYGERDTEILIFFRTFNNGLMTTIGMNDKSLSLIHAVDLVRGFYLAAVNENSACQTYFISSEKIYTWTEIGKVTSEVLGKNALKVKVPHFLVYTIAAIAQFFAMFSSKPATLNLEKARDLVQEAWTCDTSKAVNELGYHQEIPIKEGIKRTCDWYKEMKWL
- a CDS encoding aminotransferase class I/II-fold pyridoxal phosphate-dependent enzyme, whose product is MLDLFTKCFEFTKADEVKASGLYPYFREIEENEGPVVTMKGKKVIMAGSNNYLGLTAHPRVKEAAIKAVEKYGTGCSGSRYLTGTIDLHVEMEEKLAKFLGKEACLLFSTGYQTAQGIIPTLVQRGEYVVSDKDNHACIVAGNLMAKGATAEIVRYKHNDMKDLERVISKLPKEAGKLIVSDGVFSTGGEIVDLPTLNKIAKENNARILIDDAHSVGVIGKGGRGTANEFGLTDEIDMTMGTFSKTFASLGGFVVGDAKVINYIKHQSPALIFSASPTPASVASAIAALEILIEEPERVDRVVRNAAKVRKCLKEAGFNVIDNRTAIVPVVIGDDALCFQMGKMLFDDGVFVNVFISPGVPQGRQMMRTSYMSTHEDEHLDYIIDSMKRNGKKLGIID